A genomic window from Anguilla rostrata isolate EN2019 chromosome 14, ASM1855537v3, whole genome shotgun sequence includes:
- the LOC135239038 gene encoding zinc finger and SCAN domain-containing protein 2-like, which translates to MSKSKNLKTFLESSLNEIFKATVNDILESVEETLVEYQGRIQRIETENEDLKRRLQERDGEQDAVELKAELKSSALHVPESPRADFPHESSAKPAAVSIQKQVIQSTLNDGKLGPVERRRYKPRSRDGVLYKAEPQSGRSPHAQRLPRSECAKKGAGATASVLKYEYVKNELDLENSCAMDLSRAQSPLNLATRPIKTESGEPGCAGTEHFADLLHSPHRMDPDAPDSDCDVRVTIVSDSHMTVEDDVEGLGQSEPEEHEGRQSEAECDAISPGFCEPEFVPKDLFLQGYPGMGPAGDEDGPGSSSADGRRPGGLPYATDASDPAPNLDPSEFGRTPEGLYHCSLCEKTFTRLGSLNIHLRSHSGEKAHCCGHCGKRFGRADLLKAHKRTHTGERPYSCNLCGKSYGHTGQLRIHKRVHTGERPYSCPHCSKRFSEHNQLKVHLRTHTGERPYSCAVCGKTFSNAGNLRIHQRIHTGEKPYCCGQCGKRFNGMGDLKTHYRVHTGERPYHCDLCEKTFSQAGHLTIHKRMHTGEKPYSCAECGKKFSVASSLKLHLRTHTGEKLYGCSFCGKSFSRAGHLKRHEQVHTKEKLYACARCGKSYSDQSTLKKHLKVHAGDEPFTQSEESTSGTDAPGGQRHAQPEQL; encoded by the exons ATGTCTAAGTCGAAGAATCTAAAGACATTTCTAGAATCGTCTCTAAATGAGATATTTAAGGCGACCGTTAATGACATATTGGAGTCGGTAGAGGAGACCTTGGTTGAGTATCAGGGCAGAATACAACGAATTGAGACGGAAAACGAGGATCTGAAGCGGAGGTTGCAAGAAAGAGACGGAGAACAGGATGCGGTGGAACTGA AAGCTGAATTAAAGTCCAGCGCCCTCCACGTGCCTGAATCTCCAAGAGCGGATTTCCCTCACGAGTCCAGCGCCAAACCTGCTGCCGTGTCGATTCAGAAACAGGTGATCCAGTCCACCCTAAACGATGGCAAACTGGGCCCGGTGGAGCGGCGCAGGTACAAGCCGAGGTCGCGCGATGGCGTTCTCTACAAGGCGGAGCCGCAGTCTGGCCGCAGTCCTCACGCGCAGCGCCTTCCCCGGTCGGAATGCGCGAAGAAAGGCGCGGGAGCGACCGCGTCGGTGCTCAAGTACGAATACGTGAAGAACGAGCTCGATTTGGAGAACAGCTGCGCGATGGACCTCTCCAGGGCGCAGTCCCCGCTTAACCTGGCCACCAGGCCAATCAAAACGGAGAGCGGAGAGCCGGGCTGCGCCGGCACGGAACACTTCGCCGATCTGCTGCACTCGCCGCACCGCATGGACCCCGACGCGCCGGACAGCGACTGCGACGTCAGGGTGACGATCGTGTCggacagtcacatgactgtggaAGACGACGTCGAAGGTTTGGGACAGTCCGAACCGGAGGAGCACGAGGGAAGACAGAGCGAGGCCGAGTGCGATGCCATAAGCCCGGGGTTCTGTGAACCCGAGTTCGTTCCCAAGGACCTCTTCCTCCAGGGCTATCCCGGGATGGGTCCCGCCGGGGACGAAGACGGGCCCGGGAGCTCATCCGCCGACGGCAGGCGGCCAGGCGGCCTCCCCTACGCCACGGACGCCTCCGATCCCGCCCCGAACCTGGACCCGTCGGAGTTCGGCAGGACGCCCGAGGGCCTGTACCACTGCAGCCTGTGCGAGAAGACCTTCACCCGCCTGGGCTCGCTCAACATCCACCTGCGGAGCCACAGCGGGGAGAAGGCGCACTGCTGCGGCCACTGCGGCAAGCGCTTCGGCCGCGCCGACCTGCTCAAGGcgcacaagcgcacgcacacggGCGAGCGGCCCTACAGCTGCAACCTGTGCGGCAAGAGCTACGGCCACACGGGCCAGCTGCGCATCCACAAGCGCGTGCACACGGGCGAGCGGCCCTACAGCTGCCCGCACTGCAGCAAGCGCTTCAGCGAGCACAACCAGCTCAAGGTGCACCTGCGCACGCACACGGGCGAGCGCCCGTACAGCTGCGCCGTCTGCGGCAAGACCTTCAGCAACGCCGGCAACCTGCGGATCCACCAGCGGATCCACACGGGGGAGAAGCCCTACTGCTGCGGCCAGTGCGGCAAGCGGTTCAACGGGATGGGGGACCTGAAGACGCACTACCGGGTGCACACGGGCGAGAGGCCCTACCACTGCGACCTGTGCGAGAAGACCTTCAGCCAGGCGGGGCACCTGACCATCCACAAGCGGATGCACACGGGCGAGAAGCCCTACAGCTGCGCCGAGTGCGGCAAGAAGTTCAGCGTGGCCAGCAGCCTGAAGCTGCACCTGCGCACGCACACGGGCGAGAAGCTCTACGGCTGCTCCTTCTGCGGCAAGAGCTTCAGCCGGGCGGGGCACCTCAAGAGGCACGAGCAGGTGCACACCAAGGAGAAGCTGTACGCCTGCGCCCGGTGCGGGAAGAGCTACAGCGACCAGTCCACACTCAAGAAGCACCTGAAGGTGCACGCGGGGGACGAGCCCTTCACGCAGAGCGAGGAGAGCACCAGCGGGACGGACGCCCCCGGCGGCCAGCGGCATGCGCAGCCGGAGCAGCTGTAG